A portion of the Paenibacillus hamazuiensis genome contains these proteins:
- a CDS encoding MDR family MFS transporter, with the protein MALPQNKLGLVIAGLLLGIFAAAIDNTIVATAMGTIVAELGGLDKFVWVTSAYLVAEMAAMPVFGKLSDMYGRKRFFVLGISLFLLGSVLCGTAQNIVELSIYRAIQGIGGGALMPIAFTIMFDVVPPQKRGGMGGMFGAVFGASSLLGPLLGAYITDYMQWRWIFYINLPIGLIALALIIFFYHESMEHSKQRIDWWGAGTLVGSVVCLMFALELGGQQYAWNSSFIIGLFAAAALLLAVFLYAETKAEEPIISYAMFRKRLFAASTLTSLFYGAGFITFSMYIPIYVQGVTGGTATNSGLVLLPMTLSSVVASQIGGILSSKTSFRNIMIFSAIVFICGTLLLSTITPETPKWLLTVYMIVAGFGVGFSFSVLGMAGIHSFDMRQRGSANSTMAFVRSLGMTLGLTVFGIVQRNLLASKLGGAFGGAAGESFGSTRELLSPEKRAAIPKEMMDHIVQFLSSSITTMFLWALIPAVLAFVAVLFMGDARMTFPVKNQTGKPAGAKAEWSGGQ; encoded by the coding sequence ATGGCACTGCCACAAAACAAATTAGGTCTTGTCATTGCCGGGCTGCTGCTTGGGATTTTCGCGGCGGCGATCGATAACACGATCGTTGCAACTGCAATGGGTACGATCGTTGCCGAACTCGGGGGTCTCGACAAGTTCGTTTGGGTGACTTCCGCTTATCTCGTAGCCGAGATGGCCGCAATGCCGGTGTTCGGCAAGCTTTCGGATATGTACGGAAGGAAACGATTTTTTGTACTGGGCATCTCCCTGTTTTTGCTCGGCTCCGTTTTATGCGGTACGGCGCAGAATATTGTCGAATTGAGCATTTATCGCGCCATCCAGGGGATTGGCGGCGGTGCTTTGATGCCGATCGCCTTTACGATCATGTTTGATGTCGTCCCTCCGCAAAAACGGGGCGGTATGGGCGGCATGTTCGGAGCGGTTTTCGGGGCGTCGAGCTTGCTCGGCCCGCTGCTCGGCGCATATATCACGGACTATATGCAGTGGCGCTGGATTTTTTACATCAACCTTCCTATCGGTCTAATTGCGCTCGCTTTGATTATCTTTTTCTATCATGAATCGATGGAACACTCCAAGCAGCGGATCGATTGGTGGGGGGCGGGGACGCTCGTCGGCTCGGTCGTTTGCCTTATGTTCGCGCTTGAGCTAGGAGGGCAGCAGTATGCATGGAACTCCTCATTTATCATCGGATTGTTTGCAGCAGCAGCCTTGCTATTGGCGGTGTTCCTGTACGCGGAAACAAAAGCGGAGGAACCGATTATTTCCTATGCGATGTTCCGCAAGCGTCTGTTTGCGGCAAGCACGCTGACAAGTCTGTTTTACGGCGCGGGCTTCATCACCTTCTCGATGTATATCCCGATTTACGTACAGGGCGTAACGGGAGGGACGGCGACCAATTCAGGCCTCGTTCTGCTGCCGATGACGTTAAGTTCGGTGGTGGCGTCGCAAATCGGAGGTATTTTATCATCAAAAACATCTTTCAGAAATATTATGATATTCTCTGCAATTGTATTTATTTGCGGCACACTGCTGCTCAGTACGATCACTCCGGAAACCCCGAAGTGGCTGCTCACCGTTTACATGATCGTCGCCGGTTTTGGCGTCGGCTTTTCGTTCTCGGTGCTCGGGATGGCGGGCATACACAGCTTCGACATGCGCCAAAGAGGTTCGGCGAATTCAACGATGGCGTTCGTCCGTTCGCTTGGCATGACATTGGGACTAACGGTGTTCGGAATCGTCCAGCGGAACCTGCTGGCAAGCAAGCTGGGCGGCGCGTTCGGAGGAGCGGCCGGCGAATCGTTCGGCAGTACGCGCGAGCTGCTTTCTCCCGAGAAAAGGGCGGCGATTCCGAAGGAAATGATGGATCACATTGTCCAATTTTTGTCGTCCTCCATCACGACCATGTTTCTGTGGGCGCTTATTCCGGCCGTGCTCGCCTTCGTCGCGGTCCTGTTTATGGGGGATGCCCGGATGACGTTTCCGGTTAAGAACCAAACAGGCAAACCGGCGGGAGCAAAAGCGGAATGGAGCGGCGGGCAATAA
- a CDS encoding PadR family transcriptional regulator, whose protein sequence is MYELFVLGQLMSGDKHGYLLQERLKHTVGPIRQISSGTLYPLLSRMAENGWITLRLEEEQQGGRPRKIYSITDAGRERFHVLILSPLEHNLDTELIFHLKMALFRYVPKDIQIACLEQYMEYVRYNLKYVNSLLQMFSKKHNDEHILIYVMRMLEHRKHVALADIAWLTEEIERIKSGGDPPDPQENGGKSR, encoded by the coding sequence ATGTACGAACTCTTTGTGTTGGGCCAGCTTATGTCCGGGGACAAACACGGTTATTTGCTGCAGGAGAGACTGAAGCATACGGTCGGTCCGATCCGGCAAATCAGCTCGGGAACGCTGTATCCGCTGCTCTCCAGAATGGCGGAGAACGGCTGGATCACACTTCGGCTGGAAGAGGAGCAGCAGGGAGGCAGGCCGCGGAAAATATACTCGATTACGGATGCCGGGCGCGAACGATTTCATGTGCTGATTTTGAGCCCGCTCGAACATAACCTGGATACGGAGCTCATTTTTCACCTGAAGATGGCATTGTTCAGATATGTTCCGAAGGACATACAAATCGCCTGCCTGGAACAATACATGGAGTATGTCCGGTATAATCTGAAGTACGTCAATTCGCTCCTGCAAATGTTTTCCAAAAAACACAACGACGAGCATATCCTTATTTATGTTATGCGTATGCTGGAGCATCGCAAGCATGTCGCTTTGGCGGACATCGCCTGGTTGACGGAGGAGATCGAACGGATCAAGAGCGGCGGCGATCCGCCGGATCCTCAGGAAAACGGCGGTAAGAGCCGTTAA
- a CDS encoding MFS transporter produces the protein MERLWTKPFIQMTLGMFFLFTGFYFLLPTFPLYIKQLGGGEAQIGFVVGTFTLAAVVFRPIVGGLLDRYGRRPFILAGLVLFILSMYTYSWVGGIAILIVLRIIHGMSWAVSTTAVGTAITDIIPVSRRGEGMGWYGMAMTLAMAVGPMLGIWIQQSYSFHGLFLSGAILAAAALLMAFVAKIPFQPGGAAKRMVFFDKSLLSVTVSIFFLACAYGGITTFVPLFAQSIQVNSGIFFTVYAVALTVIRPVAGKLSDRYGETAVIVPSLVVTAAALLVLSVSQGLLGVVCSAILYGIGFGSAQPALSAANLRLAHPEKKGVANASFMTAFDLGIGLGSIVLGWVSQHTGYQALFTVSSVSVVVSLLIFAAFVRQMLAVRAKA, from the coding sequence GTGGAACGTTTATGGACGAAGCCGTTTATTCAAATGACGCTGGGGATGTTTTTCCTGTTTACCGGGTTTTACTTTTTGCTTCCGACGTTTCCTCTGTATATTAAACAGTTGGGAGGCGGCGAAGCGCAGATCGGATTCGTGGTTGGCACGTTTACGCTGGCTGCCGTCGTTTTTCGTCCGATCGTCGGGGGGCTGCTTGACCGTTACGGCCGCAGGCCGTTTATTTTGGCGGGACTCGTTTTATTTATCTTATCGATGTATACGTACAGCTGGGTGGGCGGCATTGCGATTTTGATCGTGCTGCGGATTATTCACGGCATGAGTTGGGCCGTTTCGACAACGGCCGTCGGGACGGCGATCACCGATATTATCCCCGTCTCCCGCAGGGGAGAGGGGATGGGTTGGTACGGCATGGCGATGACGCTGGCGATGGCGGTCGGGCCGATGCTGGGTATCTGGATACAGCAAAGTTACTCGTTCCACGGGCTGTTTCTGTCCGGGGCGATTTTAGCGGCAGCCGCGCTGCTGATGGCGTTTGTGGCGAAAATCCCGTTTCAACCGGGCGGAGCGGCAAAACGGATGGTTTTTTTCGATAAATCGCTGCTTTCCGTTACGGTGTCGATCTTTTTTCTTGCCTGCGCTTATGGCGGGATCACGACTTTCGTACCGCTGTTCGCCCAATCGATCCAGGTGAATTCCGGCATTTTCTTTACGGTATACGCAGTGGCGCTCACCGTCATCCGGCCTGTAGCGGGTAAGCTTTCGGACCGGTACGGCGAAACGGCCGTCATCGTTCCTTCGCTTGTCGTGACGGCGGCGGCGCTTCTCGTATTAAGCGTTTCGCAAGGGCTGCTTGGCGTCGTCTGCTCGGCGATTTTATACGGCATCGGGTTTGGCTCGGCGCAGCCTGCTTTATCCGCGGCGAACTTGCGGCTGGCCCACCCGGAAAAGAAGGGGGTCGCCAACGCTTCCTTCATGACCGCTTTTGACCTCGGCATCGGACTTGGCTCCATTGTGCTGGGCTGGGTTTCCCAGCATACGGGATATCAGGCTTTGTTTACGGTCAGCAGCGTGTCGGTCGTTGTTTCGTTATTGATTTTTGCGGCATTTGTAAGACAGATGTTAGCGGTGCGCGCAAAAGCGTAA
- the uraD gene encoding 2-oxo-4-hydroxy-4-carboxy-5-ureidoimidazoline decarboxylase, whose product MESPKYTIEQINGMKPDSFVSALGWIFEHSPWVAERCYGHRPFADMEHLHARMTETVELASDEEQLALIRAHPDLASKLQMSAASVSEQHQAGLTGLSGEEYERFTACNREYTAKFGFPFIMAVRGRNKGEIMASMLQRLGSSPEEERRKALSEIAKIARFRLADTIAADINEEGSL is encoded by the coding sequence GTGGAATCGCCAAAATATACGATCGAGCAAATCAATGGGATGAAGCCGGATTCGTTCGTTTCCGCATTAGGATGGATTTTCGAGCACTCGCCTTGGGTCGCGGAGCGCTGTTACGGTCATCGCCCGTTCGCCGATATGGAACACCTGCATGCCAGGATGACGGAAACCGTGGAGCTGGCTTCGGACGAGGAGCAGCTGGCGCTTATTCGGGCTCATCCCGATTTGGCCAGCAAGCTGCAAATGAGCGCCGCCTCCGTCAGCGAGCAGCACCAAGCCGGCCTCACCGGACTCAGCGGCGAGGAATATGAGCGCTTCACCGCGTGCAATCGCGAATATACTGCGAAATTCGGCTTTCCTTTTATCATGGCCGTTCGCGGGCGGAACAAGGGGGAAATTATGGCCTCCATGCTGCAAAGACTCGGTTCGAGTCCGGAGGAAGAACGCCGGAAAGCGCTGAGCGAGATCGCCAAAATCGCCCGTTTCCGCCTGGCCGATACGATTGCCGCCGATATTAACGAGGAGGGATCCCTGTGA
- the pucL gene encoding factor-independent urate hydroxylase, whose protein sequence is MTNNRTMYYGKGDVLVYRTYAKPLRVKPIPESSFAGNENAIFALNVKIAVRGDAFLPSFTEADNTMVVATDSMKNFILRHAADFKGSTVESFLYFIACKFLDRYPQMTGVHLIADRIPFDGVQVSQTGGTFAESGLVYRRSHNDHGTFEVDVERAPEGNIVRSLRGTISDLQLIKLKGSSFAGFVRDEYTTLPETSDRPLFIFLNINWTYENAENALDAGGDMYVAAEQIRDIAQTVFHELSSASIQSLIYHIGLRILERFPQLAEVSFESNNRTWETVMSQAPDEEAAVYTESRPPYGFQGFSMTQRDLAGAAAKGEAAATRLS, encoded by the coding sequence ATGACAAACAACCGCACCATGTATTACGGCAAAGGAGATGTGCTCGTTTACCGCACTTACGCCAAACCGCTGCGCGTCAAACCGATCCCGGAATCCAGCTTTGCCGGAAACGAAAACGCCATTTTCGCTTTAAATGTAAAAATCGCCGTCAGGGGGGATGCTTTTTTGCCTTCCTTTACGGAAGCGGACAATACGATGGTGGTCGCCACCGATTCGATGAAAAATTTCATTTTGCGCCATGCGGCCGACTTTAAAGGCAGCACGGTGGAATCGTTTCTCTATTTTATCGCCTGCAAGTTTTTGGACCGTTATCCGCAAATGACGGGCGTGCATTTGATCGCGGACCGCATCCCGTTTGACGGTGTACAAGTTTCGCAAACGGGCGGGACCTTCGCCGAAAGCGGTCTTGTTTACCGCCGTTCGCATAACGATCACGGCACGTTCGAGGTCGACGTCGAGCGGGCGCCGGAAGGAAACATCGTAAGGAGCCTGCGGGGGACGATCTCCGATTTGCAGCTGATCAAGCTGAAGGGCAGCTCTTTCGCAGGCTTCGTCCGCGACGAATATACGACGCTGCCGGAAACGTCCGATCGGCCGTTGTTTATTTTTTTGAACATAAATTGGACGTATGAGAATGCGGAGAATGCGCTCGATGCAGGCGGAGACATGTACGTCGCTGCGGAGCAAATTCGCGATATTGCCCAGACTGTGTTCCACGAGCTGAGCAGCGCTTCGATTCAAAGTCTCATCTATCATATCGGGCTGCGGATTTTGGAGCGCTTCCCGCAGCTAGCGGAAGTGAGCTTCGAGTCGAACAATCGCACGTGGGAGACCGTCATGTCTCAGGCGCCGGACGAGGAGGCCGCCGTGTATACGGAATCGCGGCCGCCATACGGCTTCCAGGGCTTCTCGATGACGCAGCGGGATTTGGCGGGCGCTGCCGCCAAAGGGGAAGCTGCGGCAACGAGGCTGTCATGA
- the uraH gene encoding hydroxyisourate hydrolase has product MSGRLTTHVLDLSAGGPAPGMRLQLLHLEKAGRRTLMREEVTGGDGRLKGPLLESEEMAAGEYELVFYVADYFRSRGVRLAEPPFLDQVPIRFVIADPTEHYHVPLLVAPGGYSTYRGS; this is encoded by the coding sequence ATGAGCGGGCGGCTGACGACCCATGTGCTGGACCTCTCCGCCGGCGGACCCGCTCCCGGCATGCGGCTGCAGCTGCTGCACCTCGAAAAAGCGGGCCGACGCACGTTGATGCGCGAAGAGGTGACGGGCGGAGACGGGCGTTTGAAAGGTCCGCTGCTTGAGTCGGAGGAGATGGCTGCAGGGGAGTACGAGCTCGTTTTCTATGTCGCCGATTACTTTCGCTCGCGCGGTGTCCGGCTGGCGGAGCCGCCGTTTCTGGATCAGGTGCCGATACGCTTTGTCATCGCAGATCCGACGGAGCACTACCACGTTCCGCTGCTTGTCGCCCCCGGCGGGTACAGCACTTACCGGGGGAGCTAG
- a CDS encoding allantoinase, translated as MLDLILSGGSVVLKDEVARIDIGIKDGKIALLQPQISESAAKRIDASGLHIMPGMVDVHVHFNEPGMGHWEGFAGGSAALAAGGCTTYADMPLNGLPPTVSTDALYRKLEAARAAGSTVDFVLWGGLMPGHLDDLESLARSGVIGFKAFMSEPGGDGEGRFERIDDATLYEGMRHIAALGRVLALHAEDETMVSRLSAAAVAEGRTGMRDYAASRPIAAECAAVGKALELAAKTGCPLHFVHISSAEAVDIIEEAKRQGIPVTVETCPHYLTLCEDDFERLGTLAKCAPPLRTKADQDRLWQKVIDGRIDMIASDHSPCPPELKRRGSAFEAWGGIAGAQSSLELMVDEGHLKRGLPLPGIAQMLALNPARRFGLHPRKGEIAPGADADLALLDLRSPYTLAEEMLKQRHKCSPYVGRQLGCRVAATYSRGQRVYDAGSGEVASGTGSWIPV; from the coding sequence ATGCTTGATTTGATCCTGTCCGGCGGCAGCGTCGTGCTGAAAGACGAGGTCGCGCGGATCGATATCGGAATAAAGGACGGTAAGATCGCGCTGCTTCAGCCTCAAATTTCCGAATCCGCAGCTAAACGCATCGATGCGTCCGGCCTTCATATTATGCCCGGCATGGTTGACGTGCACGTTCATTTCAACGAACCCGGGATGGGACATTGGGAAGGATTTGCCGGCGGATCTGCGGCGCTCGCCGCCGGAGGCTGCACGACGTACGCGGATATGCCGCTGAACGGACTGCCGCCGACGGTATCGACCGATGCGCTGTACAGGAAACTGGAAGCGGCAAGGGCAGCCGGCTCGACCGTCGATTTTGTGTTATGGGGCGGACTTATGCCCGGCCATTTGGATGATCTGGAGTCGCTGGCCCGGTCGGGAGTTATCGGCTTCAAAGCTTTTATGTCGGAGCCCGGAGGCGACGGGGAAGGGCGCTTCGAGCGCATCGATGACGCCACGCTGTACGAAGGCATGCGCCACATCGCCGCCTTGGGCCGCGTGCTGGCGCTGCATGCCGAAGACGAGACGATGGTCTCCCGTTTATCCGCTGCAGCTGTGGCGGAAGGTCGCACCGGGATGCGCGATTACGCCGCTTCCCGCCCGATCGCCGCTGAATGTGCGGCGGTCGGGAAAGCTTTAGAGCTTGCTGCGAAAACCGGGTGTCCGCTGCATTTTGTCCACATCAGCTCGGCCGAGGCGGTGGATATCATCGAAGAGGCCAAGCGCCAAGGGATACCGGTGACGGTGGAAACGTGTCCGCATTATTTGACCTTGTGCGAGGACGATTTCGAGCGGCTCGGCACACTCGCGAAGTGTGCGCCGCCGCTGCGGACGAAGGCCGACCAGGACCGGCTTTGGCAAAAAGTGATCGACGGGCGCATCGACATGATCGCTTCGGATCATTCGCCCTGCCCGCCCGAGCTGAAGCGGCGGGGCAGCGCCTTTGAGGCGTGGGGCGGCATTGCCGGCGCTCAGAGCTCACTCGAGCTGATGGTGGATGAAGGCCACTTGAAGCGGGGGCTGCCGCTGCCTGGAATCGCGCAAATGCTGGCGCTGAACCCGGCTCGGCGGTTCGGGCTGCATCCGCGCAAAGGCGAGATCGCGCCAGGCGCCGATGCCGATTTGGCGCTGCTCGATCTGCGCAGCCCGTATACGCTCGCGGAGGAGATGCTGAAGCAGCGCCACAAATGCAGTCCGTACGTCGGCAGGCAGCTTGGCTGCCGGGTCGCAGCGACGTACAGCCGCGGACAGCGGGTATACGATGCGGGCAGCGGAGAGGTGGCGAGCGGGACAGGGAGTTGGATACCTGTATAG
- the allC gene encoding allantoate deiminase, with protein MTTNDADRISARLLGKQDPPLEELLALDSEDEAGTDGSPPERLFARQATALLNRLGQFGADPEGGTSRLLYSPAWQNAQAALEEWMNGCGLRPYYDDAGNLFGRLEGTDPLDRGVILTGSHIDTVRRGGLYDGAYGVVGALIAVSYLQRKYGPPRRTLEVVSFAEEEGSRFPLTFWGSGNVTGLYDTRKTPDIVDAEGVTLADAMNGAGFGLKRYRPSRRSDVRAFIELHIEQGAVLERERKTIGIVQGIVGQKRFTFHVKGEANHAGTTPMSYRKDALSAACEMALYVREAALQAGDPLVATVGKLEASPGVANVVPGAASFTVDIRHAEAEALMLFCRSMRERFEQIAARYGVTVDGEEWMSAAPVPMSAKLTALLGKLCISRGLPYRSMYSGAGHDAQIVSAICPAAMVFVPSYNGISHSPHEFTSENDLAAGIVVLADLLYMLAYEGEAAI; from the coding sequence ATGACGACAAATGATGCCGATCGCATATCCGCTCGCCTGCTGGGCAAACAAGATCCGCCGCTGGAGGAGCTACTCGCGCTCGATTCGGAAGATGAAGCAGGAACTGATGGCAGTCCGCCCGAGCGGTTGTTCGCCAGGCAGGCGACGGCGCTGCTGAACCGTTTGGGGCAGTTTGGCGCCGATCCCGAAGGGGGGACGAGCCGACTGCTTTATTCACCGGCTTGGCAAAATGCGCAAGCGGCGCTGGAGGAATGGATGAACGGCTGCGGGCTGAGGCCATATTACGACGACGCCGGTAATTTGTTTGGGCGGCTTGAAGGGACCGATCCGCTCGATCGCGGCGTTATTTTGACCGGCTCGCATATCGATACGGTACGCCGGGGCGGGCTTTACGACGGCGCTTACGGCGTTGTCGGCGCATTGATCGCCGTCTCGTATTTGCAGCGAAAGTACGGACCGCCGCGGCGCACGCTCGAGGTCGTTTCGTTTGCGGAGGAGGAAGGCAGCCGCTTTCCGCTCACCTTTTGGGGCTCCGGCAACGTCACCGGCCTTTATGATACCCGAAAGACGCCGGATATCGTTGACGCGGAAGGCGTAACGCTTGCAGACGCGATGAACGGCGCGGGGTTTGGTTTAAAGCGTTACCGCCCAAGCCGGCGCAGCGATGTTCGCGCTTTTATCGAGCTTCACATCGAGCAGGGCGCCGTGCTGGAGCGCGAGCGCAAAACGATCGGCATCGTTCAAGGCATCGTCGGTCAAAAGCGCTTCACGTTTCACGTGAAGGGGGAGGCGAACCATGCCGGCACAACGCCGATGAGCTACCGCAAGGACGCGCTGAGCGCTGCCTGCGAGATGGCGCTGTACGTGAGGGAAGCGGCGCTGCAGGCGGGAGATCCGCTTGTCGCCACCGTCGGCAAGCTGGAAGCCTCCCCGGGGGTCGCCAATGTCGTTCCGGGCGCCGCCTCGTTTACCGTCGACATTCGCCATGCCGAAGCGGAAGCGCTCATGCTGTTTTGCCGCAGCATGCGGGAACGCTTCGAACAAATCGCCGCCCGGTATGGGGTGACGGTGGATGGCGAAGAGTGGATGAGCGCCGCGCCGGTGCCGATGAGCGCCAAGCTGACCGCTCTTCTCGGCAAGCTGTGCATTTCCCGCGGACTGCCGTACAGGTCGATGTACAGCGGAGCCGGGCACGATGCGCAGATCGTTTCCGCGATATGCCCGGCAGCGATGGTGTTCGTCCCGAGCTACAACGGAATCAGCCATTCCCCGCATGAATTTACGAGTGAGAACGATTTGGCGGCCGGCATCGTCGTGCTGGCCGATTTGCTGTATATGCTCGCGTATGAGGGGGAAGCAGCCATATGA
- a CDS encoding pyridoxal-phosphate-dependent aminotransferase family protein: protein MKIYRDLSPSPRTIMTPGPVEVDPRVLRAMSMPILGQFDPEFTGLMNETMDMLRALFRTQNRWAYPIDGTSRSGIEAVLTGLIRPGDRVLVPIYGRFGHLLVEIAERLGAEVATMEQEWGHVFEPDDVIRRIKQVRPRLVAIVHGETSTGCVQPLAEIGRACRELDVLIAVDAVATIGGMNVAADEWMLDAVIGGTQKCLSVPAGMAPITYNDRAAVQVEKRKRIERGLREPAAGRPQDDFIRSNYFDLSQLQDYWSPARLNHHTEATSMLYALREGLRLVLEEGLERRFARHMQHEQALVTGLSAMGLSLFGDTSCKMPMVTCVNIPDDVDGESVRSMLLHDFGIEIAGSFGPLKGKIWRIGTMGYSCSKKNVLHVLGALEAVLLHHGHRVPAGEAVQSALSVYGRETV from the coding sequence ATGAAAATATACCGGGATTTATCCCCTTCGCCGCGCACCATCATGACGCCGGGTCCGGTGGAGGTGGACCCGCGCGTGCTGCGGGCGATGTCGATGCCGATACTCGGCCAATTCGACCCGGAATTTACCGGTCTTATGAATGAGACGATGGACATGCTGAGAGCTTTGTTCCGCACGCAAAACCGCTGGGCTTACCCGATCGACGGCACGTCGCGCTCAGGCATCGAGGCGGTGCTGACCGGACTTATTCGTCCGGGAGACCGCGTGCTTGTGCCGATCTACGGCCGTTTCGGCCATTTGCTCGTCGAAATCGCCGAGCGGCTCGGGGCTGAAGTGGCGACGATGGAGCAGGAATGGGGCCACGTGTTCGAGCCGGACGACGTAATCCGCCGGATCAAGCAGGTGCGGCCGCGGCTTGTCGCGATCGTACACGGCGAAACGTCGACCGGCTGCGTGCAGCCGCTCGCCGAAATCGGCCGCGCCTGCCGCGAGCTGGACGTCCTGATCGCCGTCGATGCGGTCGCTACGATCGGCGGGATGAATGTCGCCGCCGACGAATGGATGCTCGACGCGGTTATCGGCGGCACGCAAAAATGCCTTTCCGTGCCGGCCGGCATGGCGCCGATCACGTACAACGACCGCGCGGCGGTACAGGTGGAGAAGCGCAAGCGCATCGAGCGCGGCTTGCGCGAACCGGCGGCAGGGCGGCCTCAGGACGATTTTATCCGCAGCAACTATTTTGACCTGAGCCAGCTGCAGGATTACTGGAGCCCCGCCAGACTGAACCACCATACGGAAGCGACGTCCATGCTGTATGCGCTGCGCGAAGGGCTGAGGCTCGTGCTCGAAGAAGGATTGGAGCGTCGGTTCGCCCGTCACATGCAGCACGAGCAGGCTCTCGTGACGGGACTTTCCGCAATGGGGCTCAGCCTCTTCGGAGATACGTCCTGCAAAATGCCGATGGTCACCTGTGTGAACATCCCGGACGATGTGGACGGGGAGTCGGTCCGTTCGATGCTGCTGCACGACTTTGGCATCGAGATCGCCGGCTCGTTCGGGCCGCTTAAAGGGAAGATTTGGCGCATCGGCACGATGGGCTACAGCTGCAGCAAAAAAAACGTGCTTCACGTACTCGGAGCGCTTGAAGCCGTGCTGCTCCATCACGGCCACCGCGTGCCCGCGGGCGAAGCGGTGCAATCGGCATTGTCCGTATATGGAAGGGAAACCGTATAA
- a CDS encoding aldo/keto reductase, with translation MNHRKLGRTGLKVSEISLGCMAFGRWIDEKMSFQVLDTALDAGITLFDTADVYGRGMDIGDPSLSGESETILGRWLKGKRDRIILATKVHGRVGSGPNDAGQSRYHIMRAVENSLKRLDTDYIDLYQVHRFDENTPLEETLRALDDLVRQGKVRYIGCSNFSAWQIAKAHGISALQGLERFESVQPQYSLIARQIEQELLPFCRSEQVGVIVYSPLGRGMLTGKYRLGEAPPEGTRAAAGEKRLQSLMAQTDNFELVDKLKPFAERRDCTLAQFALAWVLNSPVISSAILGASKPQHIMDALPYAEQKLTDEELAEIDKLCGISQAE, from the coding sequence ATGAATCATCGCAAGTTAGGCCGCACCGGCTTGAAAGTGTCGGAAATCAGTCTGGGCTGCATGGCGTTCGGCCGCTGGATCGACGAGAAGATGTCGTTTCAGGTGCTCGATACCGCTCTGGACGCAGGCATTACGCTGTTTGATACCGCCGATGTATACGGCAGAGGAATGGATATCGGCGACCCGTCGCTATCCGGAGAATCGGAAACGATTTTGGGACGATGGCTTAAAGGGAAAAGAGACCGCATCATCCTCGCCACCAAGGTTCACGGCCGCGTAGGCAGCGGTCCTAACGATGCGGGACAAAGCCGCTATCATATTATGCGCGCCGTGGAAAACAGTCTGAAACGTCTTGATACCGATTACATCGACTTGTACCAGGTACACCGCTTCGATGAAAATACACCTCTTGAGGAGACGCTTCGCGCGCTGGACGACCTGGTGCGGCAGGGCAAAGTGCGCTACATCGGCTGCTCGAACTTCAGCGCCTGGCAGATCGCCAAAGCTCATGGCATCAGCGCCCTGCAGGGTCTGGAACGATTTGAAAGCGTTCAACCGCAGTACAGCCTGATCGCGCGCCAGATCGAGCAGGAGCTGCTGCCGTTTTGCCGGTCCGAGCAAGTCGGCGTCATCGTGTACAGCCCGCTCGGCAGAGGGATGCTGACCGGCAAATACCGGCTCGGCGAAGCGCCTCCGGAAGGCACCCGTGCCGCCGCCGGAGAGAAGCGGCTGCAGTCGCTGATGGCGCAGACGGACAACTTCGAGCTGGTGGATAAGCTGAAGCCGTTTGCCGAAAGGCGAGACTGCACCTTGGCGCAGTTTGCGCTCGCGTGGGTGCTGAACAGTCCCGTCATTTCATCGGCTATTCTCGGCGCATCGAAGCCGCAGCATATTATGGATGCACTGCCTTATGCGGAGCAGAAGCTGACCGACGAAGAGCTGGCGGAAATCGACAAGCTGTGCGGCATTTCACAAGCGGAATAA